In Altererythrobacter aquiaggeris, the genomic stretch CTCGCTGGCACGGATGCGCTGTCCTTCTTCGCTCAGGTTGAATTTGCGCGCGCGCGGGATCAGGTCGCTCGAAGGCAGGGATTCGAAAATCTTGAATACCTCGGCGGTATTCTCCTTGTCCTTCAGCAATTCGCGAAAGTGGTTCCATGCCTTGATCGGGCGCTTACGCAGCAGCGGGCGGTCAGGGTGGAACAATAGCGTACCGTCCGGGCCGGTTTCAGCCGCGGTGCCGATGGTCGGAGTTGTGAGTGCCTGTGTCATGATGTCCTCCGCTTACTTACACAAGTGTTAATAAGCAATGACCGCTGAAAGTCAATCCTGTTTTGCAACCCATTCATTTTGCGGGATACCAAACAGTTTCAGCACTGCGGTCAGATCACCCCGATCAATCCAGCCATCCGCCCGCGTGCGGGCCACCGGTTTCGCCATAAACGCCAGCCCGAAGTCGGCAGCCTTCAGCATCGGCACATCGTTGGCGCCGTCGCCCAGCCCCAGCGACACGGCATTGTCGCCCAGCTTCGCCATTTCGGCGCGCAGTGTCTGTTCCTTGGTCGAAGCATCGCTGATCGGCCCCTCCAGTTCGCCGGTCAATGTACCGTCCGCCACCGCCAAGCGGTTGCCCGCCACATGGTCGAAACCAAGGTCATGTGCGACCGGATCGGCAAAATGATGAAAACCGCCTGTCACCAACACAGTGCGGCATCCCTTTGACCGCAGAGTCGCGACAAGCGTTCTGGCCCCCGTCATCGGTTCGATCCGTTCGGCCAGACATTGGCCAATTGCGCTCTCCGCCAGCCCTTCGAGCAATCCGACCCGCTCTCGCAAGGCGGCTTCGAATTCGATTTCACCGCGCATGGCCCGTTCGGTAATGGCGGAGATTTTCTCTTTCAGTCCGGCGAAATCGGCCAGCTCGTCAATGCACTCGGCCTTGATCATGGTCGAATCCATGTCGGACACCAGCAATTGCGGAATGCGGATATCGGTTTCGCTGACCAGCAAGTCGGACGGCACGAAATTTTCGTCTATAACGCGCCGCAGCACGCCCGCGTCACCGCCGGGCAGGCTTAATTGCAGCACATCGCCGCAAAAATCGAGCATGCCGGCCTCTGCAACAACCATGCCTTCTGCGGCCAAATCACGCACTGCTTTATCGAGCCTTGCCTCAAGCCCCCCTGCATCTGCTATCAGCCGCGCAATGAGCATGTCTGAAACTCCTGAAATTCCCGGCGACCGGCCGCCGCTGGCGCTCATCGCAGGGCCGACCGCGAGCGGCAAGAGCCATTTGGCGGTCCGATTGGCGAAGGCTGTGGAAGCGCGCGGCGGAACGGCAACGATAATCAATTGCGACAGCGCGCAGGTCTATGCCGGTCTTTCGGTCTTGAGCGCACGCCCATCTGCCGAGGAAATGGGCGGCATCGAACACCGCCTGTTCGGCAGCTGGGACGGAGCGACCGCGTGCTCCGCGGCAGATTGGGCCGCGAAGGCAAAGCGCGCAATCGCTGACGTGCAGCTTTCCGGCGGTGTGCCGATACTGGTGGGCGGGACAGGGCTGTATATACGAACCCTGCTCGACGGGATTGCGCCCATTCCGCAAATCGATCCCGCAATTCGCGCGGCCGTTCGCGCGCTGCCGCAGTCCGCCGCCCGCAAAGCGCTGGAAAGCGAAGATCCCCGATCCGCTTCGCGGCTTGCCCCGGCGGACACATCGCGCACTTGCCGCGCGCTGGAAGTGGTCCGATCCACCGGCAGGACAATGGCGCAATGGCACGGCGAAATGGCTGGCGGCATCAGTGGTGATGTATCCCTGTACCCGCTGATCCTGCGGCCTGACCGCAGCAAATTGCAGGCCCGCTGCGACGAACGGTTTGTCGCCATGCTGGATAATGGCGCAGCCGGAGAAGTGGCCGCTCTGATGAAACGCGGTCTCGACCCCGCGCTGCCCGTGATGCGCGCCATCGGGGTGCGCGAAATTGCCGCCTGGCAGGACGGCGAACTGACGCGCGAGGCGATGATTGCCGCAGGCCAGCTTTCGACCCGGCAATATGCCAAACGGCAATATACCTGGTTTCGCAACCAGCCGCCCGCAGATTGGCCGACGGACGAGTCTCATAATTGCGCATTAGAGCTTTATTTTGATGCATTATTACATAATTAGGCATTGACACGATATAATAATACCCGTACCGCAGACATCCAGTTGGCCCGGCGTTTCCCTTTCGCCGGGCCGCTTTTTATTTCAGGAGCTTCCCATGTCGGGCGCCGACAATATGCCAGATGCATCGCAGCCAGCCGAATTGAGTGGCGCACAAATTCTAGTAGAAAGCCTGGTCCGGCAGGGGGTCGAATTTGTTTTCGGTTATCCCGGCGGTGCCGTTCTGCCGATATATGACGAACTGTTCGAAGAACCGCGCATCCGCCATATTCTGGTACGCGCCGAAGCGGGCGCCGCCCATGCTGCAGAAGGGTACGCCCGTTCGACCGGCAAGCCCGGCGTGGTGCTTGTGACATCGGGGCCCGGCGCGACCAACGCGGTCACCGGGATTG encodes the following:
- the serB gene encoding phosphoserine phosphatase SerB, which encodes MLIARLIADAGGLEARLDKAVRDLAAEGMVVAEAGMLDFCGDVLQLSLPGGDAGVLRRVIDENFVPSDLLVSETDIRIPQLLVSDMDSTMIKAECIDELADFAGLKEKISAITERAMRGEIEFEAALRERVGLLEGLAESAIGQCLAERIEPMTGARTLVATLRSKGCRTVLVTGGFHHFADPVAHDLGFDHVAGNRLAVADGTLTGELEGPISDASTKEQTLRAEMAKLGDNAVSLGLGDGANDVPMLKAADFGLAFMAKPVARTRADGWIDRGDLTAVLKLFGIPQNEWVAKQD
- the miaA gene encoding tRNA (adenosine(37)-N6)-dimethylallyltransferase MiaA encodes the protein MSMSETPEIPGDRPPLALIAGPTASGKSHLAVRLAKAVEARGGTATIINCDSAQVYAGLSVLSARPSAEEMGGIEHRLFGSWDGATACSAADWAAKAKRAIADVQLSGGVPILVGGTGLYIRTLLDGIAPIPQIDPAIRAAVRALPQSAARKALESEDPRSASRLAPADTSRTCRALEVVRSTGRTMAQWHGEMAGGISGDVSLYPLILRPDRSKLQARCDERFVAMLDNGAAGEVAALMKRGLDPALPVMRAIGVREIAAWQDGELTREAMIAAGQLSTRQYAKRQYTWFRNQPPADWPTDESHNCALELYFDALLHN